From Clostridia bacterium, one genomic window encodes:
- a CDS encoding DNA alkylation repair protein translates to MELNEIMDELKALGTERTKKMYVSNGAHEPVFGVTISAMKPIFNKIKYNQPLAEQLYATGNYDAMYLAGMIAEPKKMTEEDFNRWIEGAYFYMISDFVVAVTLAEADIAFTVADRWIDSGKELTMSAGWSCYDWLLGTRKDSEFDKDKLLAMLNRVRDTIHDQPNRIKYSMNNFIMAVGMSFLPLHEEAKKIAQEVGKIDVFKGKNLYQTNVAAEYIRNAVDQGKLGFKRKHVRC, encoded by the coding sequence ATGGAACTAAATGAAATCATGGACGAACTAAAGGCCCTTGGTACAGAGCGCACGAAAAAAATGTATGTAAGCAATGGTGCGCACGAGCCTGTTTTTGGCGTGACTATAAGTGCGATGAAGCCAATTTTCAATAAAATAAAATACAACCAACCTTTAGCAGAACAGCTTTATGCAACAGGAAATTATGATGCCATGTATTTAGCCGGCATGATAGCGGAGCCAAAGAAAATGACAGAGGAAGATTTTAACCGGTGGATAGAAGGCGCTTATTTTTATATGATTTCAGACTTTGTTGTGGCAGTAACCCTTGCCGAAGCAGATATTGCCTTTACCGTTGCCGACCGCTGGATTGACAGCGGAAAAGAATTAACAATGTCGGCTGGCTGGAGCTGCTATGATTGGCTATTAGGCACCCGTAAAGACAGTGAATTCGACAAGGACAAGCTTTTAGCAATGCTTAATCGGGTACGTGACACGATTCACGACCAGCCGAACCGTATTAAATATTCCATGAACAATTTTATTATGGCGGTTGGTATGTCATTTTTACCGCTTCATGAAGAAGCAAAGAAAATTGCTCAAGAAGTAGGAAAGATAGATGTTTTTAAGGGCAAAAACCTCTATCAAACAAATGTCGCAGCAGAATATATTCGAAATGCAGTTGATCAAGGAAAACTGGGCTTTAAACGTAAACATGTAAGATGCTAA